A single genomic interval of Arthrobacter sp. NicSoilB8 harbors:
- a CDS encoding fumarylacetoacetate hydrolase family protein, translating into MAEATYSLIRFQEPGDTKARAGMLVDGRVVPLNEEINSIIEHWDTTECQLDAIAASAAERTGLAATDVELLAPVEPVQVLQTGANYRKHVIDLAAAHRGQGEDEEEVRAKTAAMMDQRAGQGTPYFFIGLPTAIASATDDLTLPAYSNSHDWELELAAVIGRTAFRVTPEEALEYVFGYTMVNDITTREYVFRKDMPAIGSDWYRAKNAPGFLPTGPLLVPAKFFGDPQDVQVTLKLNGQAMQDESTQDMIFGVAKLVSEASQIMPLRPGDLVLTGSPAGNGQHWGRLLQDGDVMEGTITGLGTQLIRCRDEVQTEGSQP; encoded by the coding sequence ATGGCTGAAGCTACGTATTCTTTGATCCGCTTTCAGGAACCCGGTGACACCAAGGCCCGGGCAGGCATGCTGGTGGACGGTCGCGTCGTGCCGCTGAATGAGGAGATCAACTCCATCATTGAGCACTGGGACACCACGGAGTGCCAACTGGATGCCATCGCCGCTTCTGCCGCTGAGCGTACTGGCCTGGCAGCGACCGACGTGGAACTCCTTGCCCCGGTGGAGCCGGTCCAGGTCCTCCAGACCGGCGCCAACTACCGCAAGCACGTGATCGACCTCGCCGCAGCGCACCGCGGCCAGGGCGAGGACGAGGAAGAAGTGCGCGCCAAGACGGCGGCCATGATGGACCAGCGGGCAGGGCAGGGCACGCCGTACTTCTTCATTGGACTCCCGACGGCGATCGCGTCCGCCACGGACGACCTCACCCTGCCTGCCTATTCCAACTCCCATGACTGGGAGCTGGAACTGGCGGCGGTGATCGGCAGGACGGCGTTCCGGGTCACGCCCGAGGAAGCCCTCGAGTACGTCTTCGGCTACACCATGGTCAACGACATCACCACCCGTGAGTACGTTTTCCGTAAGGACATGCCTGCTATCGGCTCCGACTGGTACCGGGCCAAGAACGCCCCCGGCTTCCTGCCCACGGGACCGCTGCTGGTACCCGCCAAGTTCTTCGGCGACCCGCAGGATGTCCAGGTGACGCTGAAGCTCAACGGCCAGGCCATGCAGGACGAGTCCACCCAGGACATGATCTTCGGGGTGGCCAAGCTGGTCAGCGAGGCCTCCCAGATCATGCCGCTGCGCCCGGGCGACCTGGTCCTGACCGGAAGCCCCGCCGGCAACGGACAGCACTGGGGCCGGCTGCTCCAGGACGGCGACGTCATGGAAGGCACCATCACCGGGCTGGGCACCCAGCTGATCCGCTGTAGGGACGAAGTGCAAACTGAAGGCAGCCAGCCGTGA
- a CDS encoding cyclase family protein, producing MTTQETAPISGTGITTGTGESATDSPVIRREDPLGSIRAMAKTHNNWGRWGVDDVLGTLNFIDAAKRVEAAALVKTGEAFSLSQPFDTNGPQKGWRRRTNPVHTMTDTGVDAERGNQGFPHGFGGADDVIAMPLQCSTQWDGLGHIFDQGKAWNGRAAGDVVTSEGDLVTGIETAAAKIVTRGVLLDVGRALGPEVGRSDGELPDGFAITPEHLQRTIELQGPSSRVGRGDIVVIRTGQHTRVRREGWGDYAGGSAPGLSFSTAPWLHRSEIAGIATDTWGFEVRPNEFEGAFQPLHQIAIPNLGLFLGEMWDPDGLADACAADGRYDFLLTAAPLPITGAVGSPVNPIAVR from the coding sequence GTGACCACCCAGGAGACCGCCCCCATCAGCGGGACCGGCATCACCACCGGCACCGGGGAATCAGCCACTGATTCCCCGGTGATCCGGCGTGAGGACCCGCTCGGCAGCATCCGCGCTATGGCCAAGACCCACAACAACTGGGGCCGCTGGGGCGTAGACGACGTCCTGGGGACCCTGAACTTCATCGACGCGGCCAAGCGCGTCGAAGCAGCAGCCCTGGTGAAGACGGGCGAGGCCTTCTCGCTGTCCCAGCCGTTCGACACCAACGGACCGCAGAAGGGCTGGCGCCGCCGCACCAACCCCGTGCACACCATGACCGACACCGGTGTGGACGCCGAACGCGGCAACCAGGGATTCCCGCACGGCTTCGGCGGAGCAGACGACGTCATTGCCATGCCGTTGCAGTGCTCCACACAGTGGGACGGTCTGGGCCACATTTTCGACCAGGGCAAGGCTTGGAATGGCCGTGCTGCCGGGGACGTGGTCACCTCTGAAGGCGACCTGGTGACGGGAATCGAAACGGCCGCGGCGAAGATCGTGACCCGCGGCGTGTTGCTGGACGTTGGCCGCGCGCTCGGACCCGAGGTGGGACGGAGCGACGGCGAGCTGCCGGACGGCTTCGCCATCACCCCGGAGCACCTCCAGCGGACCATTGAACTGCAGGGGCCAAGTTCCAGAGTAGGCCGGGGCGACATCGTGGTGATCCGCACCGGCCAGCACACCCGGGTCCGCCGCGAGGGCTGGGGCGACTACGCCGGCGGCTCGGCCCCCGGGCTCTCCTTCAGCACCGCGCCGTGGCTGCACCGCAGCGAAATCGCCGGGATCGCCACCGACACCTGGGGCTTCGAGGTCCGTCCCAACGAGTTTGAGGGCGCTTTCCAGCCACTCCACCAGATCGCCATTCCGAATCTCGGGCTGTTCCTGGGTGAAATGTGGGACCCGGACGGCCTGGCGGACGCGTGCGCGGCGGACGGCAGGTATGACTTCCTGCTCACCGCCGCCCCGCTTCCCATCACCGGCGCCGTGGGGTCACCCGTCAACCCGATCGCAGTCCGGTAA
- a CDS encoding FAD-dependent oxidoreductase, which produces MAAVQNVGIVGAGAAGLTAAILLADAGIHVEVLEKAEVPQTLGSGITLQGNALRIFRQLGVWEQIEAKGYAFSTLGLRAPNPDGTVIAVLEDIRTGGEDLPATLGMYRPDLTAILRERAEQAGARISYGKTVIGITDDGGSVTVSTADGGTARYDLLIGADGLHSAVRKAIGIDVEPQPTGMGIWRAFVERPAEVVRTDLTYGGPCFIAGYCPTGPDTIYAYLVEKAQERKHEDGPRIMTELAAAYGGPWNEIRVSLDQSARINYTWFTTHLVDGPWNRGRSVIIGDAAHSCPPTVAQGAAMALEDAAVLAELLIKADDLTETLWKEFTDRRLDRAKAVVSASVQLGQWMLDGVRDADVPGLMHSLSTMLREPA; this is translated from the coding sequence ATGGCAGCAGTACAGAACGTCGGAATCGTCGGGGCGGGAGCCGCGGGGCTGACCGCAGCCATCCTTCTGGCCGACGCCGGAATCCACGTGGAAGTCCTGGAGAAGGCGGAAGTCCCGCAGACTCTCGGATCCGGAATCACGCTGCAGGGCAACGCTTTAAGGATCTTCCGCCAGCTCGGCGTCTGGGAGCAGATCGAGGCGAAAGGCTACGCGTTCAGCACCCTTGGCCTGCGCGCCCCGAACCCCGACGGCACCGTGATCGCGGTTCTCGAGGACATCCGGACCGGCGGCGAGGACCTTCCCGCCACGCTGGGAATGTACCGCCCAGACCTCACCGCCATTCTCCGCGAGCGGGCTGAGCAGGCCGGTGCACGGATCAGCTACGGCAAGACCGTCATCGGAATAACGGACGACGGCGGCTCCGTCACCGTCAGCACCGCCGACGGCGGCACCGCCCGTTACGACCTCCTGATTGGCGCCGACGGCCTGCACTCCGCTGTCCGCAAGGCCATCGGTATCGACGTCGAACCCCAGCCCACCGGCATGGGCATCTGGCGCGCGTTCGTGGAGCGGCCAGCGGAGGTGGTCCGCACCGACCTGACCTACGGCGGCCCCTGCTTCATCGCCGGCTACTGCCCCACCGGCCCGGACACCATCTACGCCTACCTCGTAGAGAAAGCCCAGGAGCGCAAGCACGAAGACGGCCCCCGCATCATGACCGAACTCGCGGCAGCCTACGGCGGCCCCTGGAACGAAATCCGCGTGAGCCTGGACCAGAGCGCCCGCATCAACTACACGTGGTTCACCACCCATCTGGTCGACGGGCCGTGGAACCGCGGCCGCAGTGTCATCATCGGCGACGCCGCCCACAGCTGCCCGCCCACGGTGGCCCAAGGGGCTGCCATGGCCCTGGAAGACGCCGCCGTGCTGGCCGAGCTGCTGATCAAGGCCGACGACCTCACGGAGACCCTGTGGAAGGAGTTCACCGACCGCCGCCTCGACCGGGCAAAGGCAGTGGTCAGCGCCTCCGTCCAGCTGGGCCAGTGGATGCTTGACGGTGTTCGGGACGCCGACGTGCCGGGCCTGATGCACTCGCTGTCCACCATGCTGAGGGAACCCGCATGA
- a CDS encoding amidohydrolase family protein: MSTRSAETPTVDVHAHILLPALQQLVAEADPEGFGAQQALEVRRNGPESMAASGRMIKERWPQLTDLDRRLADMDAQGVDAQLVSPSPSHFYYFAQEELALQVAKSANRAVREFVDRAPERLNGLGLVPLQHPALMVEALEHAVLECGLLGVEIGSFAATPGDPDRSSVELSDPRLESFWTRAEELGAVVFLHPFGCSLDERLDRFYLANTVSQPAENAVALSHLIFSGVLDRHPRLLVIAAHGGGYLPTTLGRSDHAWRVRPEAHACAQPPSSYLKKLYFDSLVHSAAELRALVAAAGPERVLLGSDYPFDMGSDRPVAEVLQARLPAEDEARVLAGNAAALGITPASILTPRRTA, translated from the coding sequence ATGAGCACCCGCTCTGCTGAAACGCCCACCGTGGACGTCCACGCCCACATCCTGCTTCCGGCCCTGCAGCAATTGGTGGCCGAAGCCGATCCCGAGGGGTTCGGCGCCCAGCAGGCCCTGGAAGTGCGGCGCAACGGACCGGAGTCCATGGCCGCTTCGGGCCGGATGATCAAGGAGCGGTGGCCGCAGCTGACGGACCTGGACCGCCGGCTGGCGGACATGGACGCCCAAGGCGTTGACGCCCAGCTGGTCTCGCCGTCCCCGTCGCACTTCTACTACTTCGCCCAAGAAGAGCTGGCCCTGCAGGTGGCCAAGTCCGCCAACCGAGCGGTGCGCGAGTTCGTGGACCGCGCGCCGGAACGGCTCAACGGGCTCGGCCTGGTCCCGCTCCAGCACCCCGCCCTGATGGTGGAAGCCCTGGAACACGCCGTCCTGGAGTGCGGGCTGCTCGGCGTGGAAATCGGCTCGTTCGCCGCCACCCCCGGGGACCCGGACCGCAGCTCCGTTGAGCTTTCCGACCCCCGGCTGGAATCGTTCTGGACCCGTGCCGAGGAGCTCGGAGCCGTGGTGTTCCTGCACCCGTTCGGCTGCTCGCTGGATGAGCGGCTGGACCGTTTCTACCTCGCCAACACCGTTTCCCAGCCCGCAGAAAACGCGGTGGCCCTGTCCCACCTGATCTTCAGCGGCGTCCTGGACAGGCACCCGCGCCTCTTGGTCATCGCCGCGCACGGCGGCGGCTACCTCCCGACCACGCTGGGCCGCTCCGACCATGCCTGGCGGGTCCGGCCGGAGGCACACGCCTGCGCCCAGCCGCCGTCGTCGTACCTGAAGAAGCTGTACTTCGATTCGCTGGTCCACAGCGCTGCCGAACTGCGCGCCCTCGTGGCCGCCGCGGGCCCGGAACGGGTGCTGCTCGGTTCGGACTACCCGTTCGATATGGGCTCCGACCGCCCGGTGGCGGAAGTTCTCCAGGCACGGCTTCCCGCCGAAGATGAAGCCAGGGTGCTGGCCGGCAATGCTGCCGCCCTGGGCATCACGCCCGCCTCGATCCTTACTCCCCGCCGCACAGCCTAA
- a CDS encoding fumarylacetoacetate hydrolase family protein, with amino-acid sequence MVKIARWNHDGGTESGFVDGGTCYALPAGQGVQDLLDAGLEETLRRAGQTIGSAPAVPLAEVRLLAPLVPATIRDFVAFEEHVEGVRKSIDGVAGVVPEWYEAPTFYFTNPHTVTGTGELIGIPAGCDDLDFETEVAAVVGRVPGSDGRNLTATEAHRHIFGYTVLNDWSARDLQRREMKVGLGPCKGKDFANTLGPWIVTADEFEDLHDAEGFLPISMSVEVNGEAIGQDLLSNMGWPFAELVAYASQDSVVGPGDVLGSGTCGSGCLAELWGRNGSKTPPPLKTGDVVRMSVEGIGSIENTVGERRNAGARVSARQRPRNRVASAVTSGT; translated from the coding sequence ATGGTCAAGATTGCACGCTGGAACCACGACGGCGGGACGGAGTCCGGCTTCGTTGATGGCGGAACCTGCTACGCCCTGCCCGCAGGCCAGGGCGTCCAGGATCTTTTGGACGCCGGACTGGAAGAAACGCTGCGTCGTGCCGGGCAGACCATCGGATCCGCCCCGGCCGTTCCGCTCGCCGAAGTGCGGCTGCTCGCCCCGCTGGTGCCCGCCACCATCCGGGACTTCGTGGCGTTCGAGGAGCACGTCGAAGGGGTACGGAAAAGCATCGACGGCGTGGCCGGCGTGGTGCCCGAATGGTACGAGGCGCCCACCTTCTACTTCACCAACCCCCACACGGTGACCGGCACCGGTGAGCTGATCGGCATTCCGGCGGGCTGCGACGACCTGGACTTTGAAACGGAAGTCGCCGCCGTCGTCGGGCGCGTCCCCGGAAGCGACGGCAGGAACCTGACCGCGACGGAAGCGCACCGCCACATTTTCGGGTACACCGTGCTCAATGACTGGTCAGCACGGGACCTGCAGCGCCGGGAAATGAAAGTCGGCCTGGGACCCTGCAAGGGCAAGGACTTCGCCAACACACTGGGGCCCTGGATTGTCACCGCCGACGAGTTCGAGGACCTGCACGACGCCGAAGGGTTCCTGCCGATCTCCATGTCGGTCGAGGTCAACGGCGAAGCCATCGGCCAGGACCTGCTCTCCAACATGGGCTGGCCCTTCGCCGAGCTCGTGGCCTACGCCTCGCAGGACTCCGTGGTGGGGCCCGGCGATGTGCTGGGCTCCGGCACCTGCGGCAGCGGTTGCCTCGCGGAGCTGTGGGGGCGGAACGGCTCAAAGACTCCCCCGCCGCTGAAAACCGGCGACGTGGTCCGCATGAGCGTGGAAGGCATCGGCAGCATCGAGAACACGGTGGGTGAACGCCGCAACGCCGGGGCCCGCGTGAGTGCCCGGCAGCGCCCGCGCAACCGGGTTGCCTCCGCGGTTACCTCCGGGACGTAG
- a CDS encoding SDR family NAD(P)-dependent oxidoreductase, with the protein MVSLQLDGRTVVVTGAGQGQGAAEARMLVEAGARVIATDLAVDMPAGLDLVSPASAGALVYRQLNVSDASGWSDLAQWIQFQGWQVDGLVNNAGITQRSRLLEASVADLQRVYEVNVAGALLGIQALAPLMASGSAIVNVGSVAGLTAHYPVAYTASKWALRGLSQVAAMELGPRGIRVNTVHPGFIETPMTASAKPEFRQATLAETPLGRTGSVEEVAGVVLFLLSPLSSFVTGAEIPVDGGQSGHGGAKSVSDAMR; encoded by the coding sequence GTGGTCTCCCTTCAGCTCGATGGCCGGACTGTGGTGGTCACCGGCGCGGGCCAGGGCCAGGGCGCTGCCGAGGCGCGCATGCTCGTGGAGGCCGGGGCCCGTGTCATCGCCACAGACCTCGCCGTGGACATGCCGGCTGGGCTGGACCTCGTGTCACCGGCTTCGGCCGGCGCGTTGGTGTACCGGCAGCTGAACGTCAGCGATGCCTCCGGCTGGTCCGATCTCGCTCAATGGATCCAGTTCCAAGGGTGGCAGGTGGACGGGCTGGTCAACAATGCAGGCATCACCCAGCGGAGCCGGCTGCTGGAGGCCTCTGTGGCTGACCTTCAGCGCGTCTACGAGGTGAACGTTGCCGGAGCCCTGCTCGGTATCCAGGCCCTCGCACCGCTGATGGCCAGTGGCTCCGCGATCGTGAACGTGGGCTCCGTGGCGGGCCTGACCGCGCACTACCCGGTGGCCTACACCGCCAGCAAATGGGCGCTGCGGGGGCTCTCCCAGGTGGCGGCCATGGAACTCGGCCCGCGCGGGATCCGCGTTAATACTGTCCACCCGGGCTTCATCGAAACGCCCATGACGGCAAGCGCCAAGCCCGAGTTCAGGCAGGCCACGCTGGCCGAGACTCCGCTGGGGCGCACGGGCAGCGTGGAAGAAGTGGCCGGCGTCGTGCTGTTCCTCCTCAGCCCGCTCTCTTCGTTTGTCACCGGTGCCGAGATCCCGGTGGACGGGGGCCAGTCAGGCCACGGCGGAGCAAAGTCTGTCTCCGACGCCATGCGCTGA
- a CDS encoding SDR family NAD(P)-dependent oxidoreductase: MPVSSQRLAGKTAVITGTSSGQGRAAALAFAEAGALVVGCDMDDDGAAATVRQVTAAGGRMSSSRVDLTDETAVAAWAQDVAANHGQVHILYANAAVTRFAPVEQLTFADWKWNVEHEMDVVFLPVKYFWPQLIRAQNAAIVLVGSTAGVTGSMTNGRLAHTATKGAVVAMTRQLAAEGAPHGLRVNAVSPGMIRTAATEGNLLSADHPMRSIAGSIPLGRIGSPEEVAKCALFLASEEASYVTGANLMVDGGWSAVLPG, from the coding sequence ATGCCTGTCTCCAGCCAGCGCCTGGCCGGCAAAACCGCCGTCATCACCGGAACGTCCAGCGGACAAGGCAGGGCGGCGGCGCTCGCCTTCGCGGAGGCAGGGGCTTTAGTGGTCGGTTGCGACATGGACGACGACGGCGCCGCGGCCACCGTCCGCCAGGTCACCGCGGCCGGGGGCCGGATGAGCAGCAGCCGGGTAGACCTGACGGACGAGACCGCCGTGGCGGCATGGGCGCAGGACGTCGCCGCAAACCATGGCCAGGTCCACATCCTGTACGCTAACGCGGCAGTCACCCGCTTCGCCCCGGTGGAGCAGCTCACGTTTGCCGACTGGAAGTGGAATGTTGAACACGAGATGGACGTGGTGTTCCTGCCGGTCAAATACTTCTGGCCACAACTGATCCGGGCGCAGAACGCCGCCATTGTGCTGGTGGGATCCACGGCAGGAGTCACCGGATCCATGACCAACGGCCGGCTGGCCCACACTGCCACAAAGGGAGCCGTGGTGGCCATGACCAGGCAGCTGGCGGCCGAGGGGGCCCCGCATGGACTGCGCGTCAATGCTGTCAGCCCCGGAATGATCCGCACCGCGGCCACCGAGGGCAACCTCCTGTCCGCCGACCACCCCATGCGTTCCATCGCCGGCAGCATCCCGCTGGGCCGGATTGGCTCGCCGGAGGAAGTGGCCAAATGTGCGCTGTTCCTTGCTTCCGAGGAAGCGTCGTACGTGACGGGCGCCAACCTGATGGTCGACGGCGGCTGGTCGGCGGTGCTGCCGGGCTAG
- a CDS encoding LysR family transcriptional regulator yields the protein MKNLDLNLLPQLQVLLELRNVSRAAERLQLSQPATSAAMARLRRHFDDELLVRNGRTYDLTPFAQSLVPLVDEAMLHIQRATRVRSGFDAATSEREFIIAASDYAAALIVGPLRGILREAAPGVSVDFVPTAKSGIQGQMADYSKIDLLVGPTGYHMQGASKQLFRDSFVAVADTGNPLLQQPGLTLEDLATVPHAVGYFGEGISTPADKLFESRGIQRRVAAVVAGFLSLPLLVEGTDLVALVPGMLAARAQRGAHIVVLEFTEDTEASLVEAMYWHPSQTEDPASVWLRSVVQRACSRLHELFPVAAHPVTIRAADTT from the coding sequence ATGAAGAACCTGGACCTGAACCTGTTGCCCCAATTGCAGGTCCTGCTGGAACTGCGAAACGTTTCGAGGGCGGCTGAACGGCTCCAGCTCAGCCAGCCGGCCACCAGCGCCGCAATGGCCAGGCTCCGGCGCCATTTCGACGACGAACTCCTGGTGCGGAACGGCCGGACGTATGACCTCACGCCCTTCGCGCAGTCCCTGGTCCCGCTGGTTGATGAAGCAATGCTGCACATCCAGCGGGCCACGCGGGTACGCTCCGGCTTCGACGCCGCCACGAGCGAGCGGGAATTCATCATCGCAGCCTCGGATTATGCGGCGGCGCTGATTGTGGGTCCGCTGCGGGGGATCCTGCGCGAGGCCGCACCCGGCGTATCAGTGGACTTCGTTCCCACAGCCAAGTCCGGAATCCAAGGCCAGATGGCTGACTATTCCAAGATTGACCTGCTCGTCGGGCCCACGGGATACCACATGCAGGGAGCGAGCAAGCAGCTCTTCCGGGACAGCTTCGTGGCTGTGGCTGACACCGGAAATCCCCTGCTCCAGCAGCCCGGGCTCACCCTGGAGGACCTGGCCACCGTTCCCCACGCCGTCGGCTATTTCGGCGAGGGAATCAGTACGCCGGCGGACAAACTGTTCGAGTCGCGGGGCATCCAGCGCCGCGTGGCGGCTGTGGTGGCCGGATTCCTGTCCCTGCCACTTTTGGTGGAGGGAACTGACCTCGTGGCGCTGGTCCCGGGCATGCTGGCAGCACGGGCCCAGCGCGGCGCGCATATCGTGGTGCTGGAGTTCACGGAAGACACTGAAGCGTCCCTTGTGGAAGCGATGTACTGGCACCCGTCCCAGACCGAGGACCCTGCCAGCGTCTGGCTGCGTTCCGTGGTCCAGCGGGCCTGTTCACGGCTGCACGAACTTTTCCCCGTCGCCGCCCACCCGGTGACTATTCGTGCGGCGGATACCACCTAG
- a CDS encoding GMC oxidoreductase — protein MSNPTIAIVGSGPIGSTYARVLLEQVPSARVIMFEAGPQLTDIPGESVRNIPDADEKARAREMSQGPQAGSYRETLGIPAGTVTEGMFTARQGTHLLDFGGTGSARASSFPAAAAATNVGGQGAHWTCATPSPAFSEKVPFIADDEWDELIADAKQLLHVHSAAFADSTVGEAIRSLLDEEFGAELPEGYGVSTLPVAGDPQPDGSVRWAGADVVLGPLIDMDSPLSKRFELRDLTLVRRVELDGQRAAGVAVRDLRTGEESFVAADVVVVAGDAFRSPQLLWASGVRPQALGHYLTEHPVVISTVALDAEKMRRFATEEDLDAELARRALNPADPVAAVNRIPFSEPEHPFSVQVMYSESTPFPMEQGTPYSENRWGYVNMGYGMRKHPRYEDAVIFDDNEPDYRGFPNMTIEYALTERENAEIAEATERLRRAGKTLGAFVAEPRLMPNGSSLHYQGTMRMGETDDGTSVADPWSRVWGYDNLVVGGNALIPTATAMNPTLMSVAIAVRGARKVAEDLGSEGA, from the coding sequence ATGTCCAACCCCACTATCGCCATTGTCGGCAGCGGGCCCATCGGCTCCACCTACGCACGGGTGCTCCTGGAGCAAGTCCCAAGTGCCCGGGTGATCATGTTCGAGGCCGGGCCGCAGTTGACCGACATTCCCGGCGAGAGTGTCCGCAACATCCCCGACGCCGACGAAAAGGCCCGCGCGCGGGAGATGTCGCAGGGGCCGCAGGCCGGCTCCTACCGCGAAACGCTCGGAATCCCCGCTGGAACAGTCACCGAAGGAATGTTTACCGCCCGCCAGGGCACCCACCTGCTCGACTTCGGCGGGACGGGCTCCGCCCGCGCCTCAAGCTTTCCCGCGGCGGCGGCGGCCACTAACGTCGGCGGCCAGGGTGCGCACTGGACCTGCGCCACGCCGTCGCCGGCCTTCAGCGAGAAGGTTCCGTTCATCGCAGATGACGAATGGGACGAGCTCATCGCCGATGCAAAGCAGCTGCTGCACGTCCACAGTGCCGCGTTCGCCGATTCCACCGTCGGCGAAGCCATCCGGTCCCTCCTTGACGAAGAATTCGGCGCGGAACTGCCGGAAGGGTACGGCGTGAGCACCCTTCCGGTGGCCGGCGACCCGCAACCGGACGGCTCCGTGCGCTGGGCGGGCGCCGACGTCGTCCTCGGCCCGCTCATCGATATGGACAGCCCGCTCTCGAAGCGGTTCGAACTCCGCGACCTCACCCTGGTCCGCCGCGTGGAGCTGGACGGACAGCGGGCCGCCGGGGTCGCCGTCCGGGACCTGCGCACGGGGGAGGAGTCCTTTGTGGCAGCCGACGTCGTTGTGGTGGCTGGTGATGCCTTCCGCTCACCGCAGCTCCTGTGGGCTTCGGGCGTGCGACCGCAGGCGCTCGGCCACTACCTGACCGAGCATCCCGTGGTCATCTCCACGGTGGCGCTGGACGCTGAAAAGATGCGCCGCTTCGCCACGGAGGAGGACCTCGACGCCGAACTGGCCCGGCGCGCACTGAACCCGGCAGACCCCGTTGCGGCAGTGAACCGCATCCCGTTCTCCGAGCCGGAGCACCCGTTCTCGGTCCAGGTGATGTATTCCGAATCGACTCCCTTCCCGATGGAGCAGGGAACCCCGTACTCCGAGAACCGCTGGGGCTACGTCAACATGGGCTACGGCATGCGCAAGCACCCGCGCTACGAGGATGCCGTCATTTTCGACGACAACGAGCCGGACTACCGGGGATTCCCCAACATGACCATCGAGTACGCGCTCACGGAGCGGGAAAACGCGGAAATCGCCGAGGCCACTGAGCGGCTGCGGCGTGCCGGCAAAACCCTTGGCGCCTTCGTCGCCGAGCCCCGCCTCATGCCGAACGGCTCGAGCCTGCACTACCAGGGCACTATGCGGATGGGTGAAACCGACGACGGCACCTCGGTGGCAGATCCGTGGTCACGCGTCTGGGGCTACGACAACCTGGTGGTGGGCGGAAACGCTCTCATTCCGACGGCAACGGCCATGAATCCAACGCTGATGAGTGTTGCCATCGCCGTCCGCGGCGCCCGGAAGGTCGCCGAAGACCTTGGATCGGAGGGCGCCTGA
- a CDS encoding MFS transporter gives MVSTSLATIAGELDALTLMSWVVVGYTLASTVLLPVLGKLGDVLGARRIFLSSLVVFLAASVACGFAQNMAWLIAARILQGMSSAGLQLMSQTIIARVTTQRDRPRYMAIIGAAFPIAILVGPVLGGAITDYWGWQWVFWINIPVGAAALVLALIAVPRLEPGPRPRHFDVAGAAVFTTALVALVLAVTWAAERSADPATALALAASAVGFVAFFLIERRAPEPIVPLHFFANRTIAAGTALSAIIGVGLFSITAYLPTYFQMSYQTTATVSGLVPIATVFGMLISNLLTGWLAGRTGRYRVFPIAGTSLGAAGLFVMAVLPAGLPLWVPMIVMGVVGMGTGAFMSLIVAVVQGAVPASQTGTITATINLVRQVGSTVATAIIGGVIGFGVAALLPPGLDASTLTPHLVHGAAPEVQANVACIYGSVFTPIFLALAATYAVGIVAAVLLPHGRLSDEPVPAPHAPSESLSA, from the coding sequence GTGGTGTCCACATCTCTCGCCACGATTGCCGGTGAGTTGGATGCGCTGACGCTGATGAGCTGGGTTGTTGTGGGCTACACCCTGGCCAGCACGGTGCTGCTGCCCGTGCTCGGCAAACTGGGCGACGTGCTGGGAGCGCGCCGCATCTTCCTCAGTTCCCTGGTGGTCTTCCTGGCCGCCTCCGTGGCGTGCGGCTTTGCCCAGAACATGGCGTGGCTCATCGCCGCACGCATCCTGCAGGGGATGAGCTCGGCCGGGCTGCAGCTCATGTCCCAGACCATCATTGCCCGGGTCACCACGCAGCGCGACCGCCCCCGTTACATGGCGATTATCGGCGCCGCTTTCCCGATTGCTATTCTCGTGGGTCCCGTCCTGGGCGGCGCAATCACTGATTACTGGGGCTGGCAGTGGGTCTTCTGGATCAACATCCCCGTGGGCGCCGCAGCCTTGGTCCTGGCCCTGATCGCTGTTCCCCGCCTGGAACCCGGCCCCAGGCCACGCCACTTCGATGTGGCCGGCGCCGCCGTCTTCACCACTGCCCTGGTGGCCCTAGTGCTCGCGGTTACCTGGGCAGCCGAACGGAGCGCAGACCCCGCCACTGCTCTGGCGCTCGCCGCCAGCGCCGTGGGCTTTGTTGCCTTCTTCCTGATTGAGCGGCGGGCACCCGAGCCCATCGTGCCGCTCCACTTCTTCGCCAATCGCACGATTGCGGCAGGCACCGCGCTGTCGGCGATCATCGGCGTCGGGCTTTTCTCCATCACCGCCTACCTGCCGACGTACTTCCAGATGTCCTACCAAACCACGGCCACCGTGTCCGGGCTCGTTCCCATCGCAACGGTGTTCGGCATGCTGATCAGCAACCTGCTCACAGGATGGCTGGCCGGCAGGACGGGGCGGTACCGGGTCTTCCCGATCGCGGGAACCTCCCTTGGCGCGGCCGGCCTGTTTGTCATGGCGGTGCTGCCTGCCGGGCTTCCGCTGTGGGTTCCCATGATTGTCATGGGGGTTGTTGGAATGGGCACCGGAGCGTTCATGAGCCTGATCGTCGCGGTGGTGCAGGGCGCCGTGCCGGCCAGCCAGACCGGCACCATCACCGCAACCATTAACCTGGTGCGCCAGGTCGGATCAACCGTCGCGACAGCGATCATCGGCGGGGTGATCGGCTTCGGCGTGGCGGCGCTCCTGCCGCCCGGCCTCGACGCTTCCACGTTGACCCCCCACCTGGTTCACGGGGCGGCACCGGAAGTTCAGGCAAACGTCGCTTGCATCTACGGCTCAGTCTTCACTCCCATCTTCCTTGCCTTGGCGGCCACATACGCCGTGGGAATTGTCGCCGCGGTCCTGCTTCCGCACGGCCGCCTGTCCGACGAACCCGTTCCCGCTCCCCACGCACCTTCCGAATCCCTTTCGGCCTGA